The proteins below are encoded in one region of Macaca nemestrina isolate mMacNem1 chromosome 10, mMacNem.hap1, whole genome shotgun sequence:
- the LOC139356495 gene encoding uncharacterized protein encodes MYTKHGIGIAHLLIIPVGLKCHHKCFYNREAKRDQTPNREQGDMEMKTKIELKRPQAKECQQLPEAGRAKEQFLALELRTFLAERRRGFLLQQCLDGTRRSSPILAGRPQPALRHPFTASSDRPKAPAAAPAPRSHRRRRRRRLSLASAMTTTSTSQVRQNYHQDSEAVINCQINLELYASYVYLSMSYYFVFFVFVFVFVFLLYFKF; translated from the exons atGTACACAAAGCATGGCATTGGCATTGCTCATCTTCTG ATTATACCAGTGGGCCTTAAATGCCATCACAAGTGTTTTTATAATAGAGAGGCAAAGAGAGATCAGACACCCAACAGAGAACAAGGTGATATGGAGATGAAGACAAAGATTGAACTAAAGCGGCCtcaagccaaagaatgccaacagctaccagaagctggaagagccaAGGAACAGTTTCTAGCCCTAGAGCTGCGG ACGTTCTTAGCCGAGCGTCGTCGGGGTTTCCTGCTTCAACAGTGCTTGGACGGAACCCGGCGCTCGTCCCCCATCCTGGCCGGCCGCCCACAGCCAGCCCTCCGTCACCCCTTCACCGCGTCCTCGGACCGCCCCAAGGCCCCCGCGGCCGCTCCAGCGCCACGcagccaccgccgccgccgccgccgccgcctgtCCTTAGCCTCCGCCATGACGACCACGTCCACCTCGCAGGTGCGCCAGAACTACCACCAGGACTCAGAGGCCGTCATCAACTGCCAGATCAACCTGGAGCTCTACGCTTCCTACGTTTACCTATCCATGTCTTactactttgttttttttgtttttgtttttgtttttgtttttttattatactttaagttctag